A single window of Gossypium hirsutum isolate 1008001.06 chromosome A10, Gossypium_hirsutum_v2.1, whole genome shotgun sequence DNA harbors:
- the LOC121207884 gene encoding protein SMAX1-LIKE 6 isoform X2 — protein MPTPISVARQCLTPEAADALDEAVTVARRREHAQTTSLHAVSALLSVSSSSSLSLRAACSRARNVAYPPRHQFKALELCISVSLDRVPSGQLTDDPPVSNSLMAAIKRSQANQRRQQPENFNIYRDISQQNGSNISSIQVDLRHLILSILDDPVVSRVFAEAGFRSSEIKLAITCPLPNHPPFPRRRGPPVFLCNLENPNPDPGPRGFTFPFPFPGFSSYFENRNRIVELLARRRNPLLVGACAYDALTNFTAQSKDIFHIISIGDYITKCINDGFNKTEADSKFEEMGRVVERKTGGSGLLVVDYGGLEAFVNGENENEEEEGGVSYIVGQLTRLLQVHEGNFYVLGAATSYQTYLKFICRFPSVEKHWDLQILPITVIRSSLPRSYPKSRLFPTPSESKGSLTDSYQSVPPHCHLCSERYEQEVIALSKGGFDVSVADQYRSALPSWLQMAELGANNGSYMKTKDDGLLLNAKIAGLRKKWDDICWRLHHTHRVPESNAYKPNPWGHCSNNTNVSSCSTIKFPKMPTMRSNGGNFEALEPISPCSLSNSSVDNVSRTSPTSVTSVTTDLGLGLYSVSSSNKLTKLTDQNHATLVNDGVLCHQAQFSSSSSPDFGGPLDPSYFKKLFKAVTEKVGWQDEAASVICQTVANGRALNRKCHGAGRRGDIWLNFSGPDRCGKKKIAAALADVIYGSRENFISIDLSSEDGVMHFDLKFRGKTTINYVAEELSKKPLSVVFLENVDKADIHVLSSLLRAIRTGKLSDSHRREVSTNNAILVTTSTLNTENRVIIHRKTPMYSEENILRAKGWPLQILVKHDNNPIGISRKSFSNKRKHEIKEIAAKRTNPTPFRNLDLNIPAEETDDGTVENTSPWLQHFFNQPVKNVIFKPFDFDTLAQKVSHHINRSFHESINSAYCSLEIDPNVTEQLLAAAYLSDDNMIVVTDWISKVLTKGFTEVEKKYNLGSHTIVKIIPDRTALLSENPIGVSLPPKITVN, from the exons ATGCCTACGCCGATTAGTGTAGCGCGGCAATGCTTAACGCCGGAGGCAGCTGACGCGCTGGACGAGGCGGTAACAGTCGCTCGACGGAGGGAACATGCTCAAACGACTTCGTTACACGCCGTCTCTGCACTCCTTTCCGTCTCTTCCTCGTCGTCGTTGTCCTTACGCGCGGCCTGCTCCCGCGCTCGGAACGTCGCTTACCCACCCCGTCACCAGTTCAAAGCGTTGGAGCTTTGTATAAGCGTGTCGCTTGACCGAGTCCCCTCGGGTCAACTCACCGACGATCCGCCCGTTTCCAACTCGCTCATGGCGGCGATAAAGCGATCTCAAGCGAATCAACGGAGGCAACAGCCTGAGAATTTCAACATTTACCGCGATATATCGCAGCAAAACGGTTCCAATATCTCGTCAATCCAAGTTGATCTCCGTCACTTGATTTTATCGATCCTCGATGACCCGGTTGTCAGTCGGGTTTTCGCCGAAGCGGGTTTTCGGAGCTCTGAAATCAAGCTCGCAATCACCTGTCCCCTCCCTAACCATCCTCCATTCCCCCGACGACGTGGCCCACCGGTCTTCCTCTGCAACCTCGAAAATCCAAATCCGGATCCGGGTCCTCGGGGCTTCactttccctttccctttcccgGGTTTCTCTTCTTATTTTGAAAACCGTAACAGAATAGTTGAACTTTTAGCGCGAAGGAGGAATCCCCTCCTCGTCGGTGCATGCGCTTACGATGCACTCACGAATTTCACTGCCCAATCAAAAGACATTTTCCACATAATTAGCATCGGAGATTATATCACCAAGTGCATCAACGATGGGTTTAACAAAACGGAAGCGGATTCGAAGTTTGAAGAAATGGGTCGGGTCGTAGAGCGGAAAACGGGTGGATCCGGATTGTTGGTGGTGGATTATGGTGGGCTTGAAGCTTTCGTCAATGGCGAAAACGAAAACGAAGaagaagaaggtggagttagttATATAGTGGGACAGTTAACGAGGTTATTACAGGTTCATGAAGGGAATTTTTATGTGTTGGGAGCAGCGACAAGTTACCAGACATATTTGAAGTTCATATGTAGGTTTCCTTCAGTTGAAAAACATTGGGATTTGCAGATTTTGCCCATTACTGTCATTAGGAGTTCATTGCCTCGGTCTTATCCCAAATCCAG GCTATTTCCAACGCCGTCCGAGTCGAAGGGCTCTTTAACCGACTCGTATCAATCTGTACCACCGCACTGTCACCTATGCAGCGAGAGATACGAACAAGAAGTTATTGCACTTTCAAAGGGAGGATTTGATGTTTCAGTAGCGGATCAATACCGATCCGCTTTGCCTTCTTGGTTGCAAATGGCTGAGCTTGGTGCAAATAATGGATCATATATGAAG ACCAAAGATGATGGACTGTTATTGAATGCTAAGATAGCGGGGTTGCGAAAGAAGTGGGATGATATATGCTGGCGCCTTCATCACACTCATCGAGTCCCTGAGTCGAATGCGTATAAACCAAATCCTTGGGGTCATTGTAGCAACAACACGAATGTAAGTTCATGCTCAACCATTAAGTTTCCGAAGATGCCTACTATGCGTTCGAATGGAGGCAACTTTGAGGCGCTCGAGCCCATATCTCCTTGCAGTTTATCAAATTCGAGTGTGGACAATGTTAGTCGCACATCGCCTACGTCTGTAACTTCTGTGACAACGGATTTAGGATTGGGTTTATATTCGGTTTCTTCAAGCAACAAATTGACGAAACTGACAGATCAGAACCATGCTACACTTGTTAATGATGGTGTCTTGTGCCATCAAGCTCAGTTCTCATCCTCTTCATCTCCTGACTTCGGTGGACCGCTTGATCCTAGCTATTTCAAGAAGCTTTTTAAGGCTGTCACTGAGAAAGTCGGCTGGCAAGATGAAGCTGCAAGTGTTATTTGCCAAACGGTAGCCAACGGTCGAGCACTAAACAGAAAATGTCATGGAGCCGGCCGAAGAGGTGATATATGGCTGAATTTCAGTGGACCTGATAGGTGTGGCAAGAAGAAAATTGCTGCTGCACTCGCGGATGTAATCTATGGAAGCCGAGAGAATTTCATCTCCATCGATCTAAGTTCTGAAGACGGGGTTATGCATTTCGATTTAAAGTTTCGAGGGAAGACTACGATCAATTACGTTGCTGAGGAATTGAGCAAAAAGCCCTTATCTGTTGTATTCCTTGAGAATGTAGATAAAGCTGATATTCATGTTTTAAGCAGCTTGTTACGGGCTATCCGGACTGGCAAACTTTCGGACTCGCACAGAAGAGAAGTGAGCACCAACAATGCGATTCTTGTCACGACTTCAACCTTAAATACGGAAAATCGAGTCATCATTCATCGTAAAACACCAATGTACTCCGAGGAGAACATATTGAGAGCCAAAGGCTGGCCATTACAGATATTAGTCAAGCATGACAACAACCCAATTGGCATCTCTAGGAAGTCTTTTTCGAATAAACGAAAGCACGAGATCAAGGAAATAGCGGCTAAACGGACTAACCCGACACCATTTCGGAATCTAGATTTGAACATTCCAGCTGAAGAAACCGATGACGGAACCGTCGAAAACACCTCACCTTGGTTGCAACATTTCTTCAACCAACCCGTCAAAAACGTAATCTTCAAGCCATTCGATTTCGACACACTTGCGCAGAAAGTATCACACCACATAAACCGGAGTTTCCACGAGTCTATAAACTCTGCATACTGTTCTCTAGAGATTGATCCGAATGTCACAGAACAACTACTAGCAGCCGCATATTTATCGGACGACAACATGATCGTAGTGACAGATTGGATATCAAAAGTTCTCACCAAGGGATTCACGGAAGTCGAGAAAAAATACAACCTCGGCTCTCACACTATCGTGAAAATCATTCCCGACCGCACCGCCCTTCTGTCTGAGAACCCGATTGGAGTTTCCCTTCCCCCCAAAATTACCGTGAACTAG
- the LOC121207884 gene encoding protein SMAX1-LIKE 6 isoform X1, which translates to MPTPISVARQCLTPEAADALDEAVTVARRREHAQTTSLHAVSALLSVSSSSSLSLRAACSRARNVAYPPRHQFKALELCISVSLDRVPSGQLTDDPPVSNSLMAAIKRSQANQRRQQPENFNIYRDISQQNGSNISSIQVDLRHLILSILDDPVVSRVFAEAGFRSSEIKLAITCPLPNHPPFPRRRGPPVFLCNLENPNPDPGPRGFTFPFPFPGFSSYFENRNRIVELLARRRNPLLVGACAYDALTNFTAQSKDIFHIISIGDYITKCINDGFNKTEADSKFEEMGRVVERKTGGSGLLVVDYGGLEAFVNGENENEEEEGGVSYIVGQLTRLLQVHEGNFYVLGAATSYQTYLKFICRFPSVEKHWDLQILPITVIRSSLPRSYPKSSLMESFVPFGGLFPTPSESKGSLTDSYQSVPPHCHLCSERYEQEVIALSKGGFDVSVADQYRSALPSWLQMAELGANNGSYMKTKDDGLLLNAKIAGLRKKWDDICWRLHHTHRVPESNAYKPNPWGHCSNNTNVSSCSTIKFPKMPTMRSNGGNFEALEPISPCSLSNSSVDNVSRTSPTSVTSVTTDLGLGLYSVSSSNKLTKLTDQNHATLVNDGVLCHQAQFSSSSSPDFGGPLDPSYFKKLFKAVTEKVGWQDEAASVICQTVANGRALNRKCHGAGRRGDIWLNFSGPDRCGKKKIAAALADVIYGSRENFISIDLSSEDGVMHFDLKFRGKTTINYVAEELSKKPLSVVFLENVDKADIHVLSSLLRAIRTGKLSDSHRREVSTNNAILVTTSTLNTENRVIIHRKTPMYSEENILRAKGWPLQILVKHDNNPIGISRKSFSNKRKHEIKEIAAKRTNPTPFRNLDLNIPAEETDDGTVENTSPWLQHFFNQPVKNVIFKPFDFDTLAQKVSHHINRSFHESINSAYCSLEIDPNVTEQLLAAAYLSDDNMIVVTDWISKVLTKGFTEVEKKYNLGSHTIVKIIPDRTALLSENPIGVSLPPKITVN; encoded by the exons ATGCCTACGCCGATTAGTGTAGCGCGGCAATGCTTAACGCCGGAGGCAGCTGACGCGCTGGACGAGGCGGTAACAGTCGCTCGACGGAGGGAACATGCTCAAACGACTTCGTTACACGCCGTCTCTGCACTCCTTTCCGTCTCTTCCTCGTCGTCGTTGTCCTTACGCGCGGCCTGCTCCCGCGCTCGGAACGTCGCTTACCCACCCCGTCACCAGTTCAAAGCGTTGGAGCTTTGTATAAGCGTGTCGCTTGACCGAGTCCCCTCGGGTCAACTCACCGACGATCCGCCCGTTTCCAACTCGCTCATGGCGGCGATAAAGCGATCTCAAGCGAATCAACGGAGGCAACAGCCTGAGAATTTCAACATTTACCGCGATATATCGCAGCAAAACGGTTCCAATATCTCGTCAATCCAAGTTGATCTCCGTCACTTGATTTTATCGATCCTCGATGACCCGGTTGTCAGTCGGGTTTTCGCCGAAGCGGGTTTTCGGAGCTCTGAAATCAAGCTCGCAATCACCTGTCCCCTCCCTAACCATCCTCCATTCCCCCGACGACGTGGCCCACCGGTCTTCCTCTGCAACCTCGAAAATCCAAATCCGGATCCGGGTCCTCGGGGCTTCactttccctttccctttcccgGGTTTCTCTTCTTATTTTGAAAACCGTAACAGAATAGTTGAACTTTTAGCGCGAAGGAGGAATCCCCTCCTCGTCGGTGCATGCGCTTACGATGCACTCACGAATTTCACTGCCCAATCAAAAGACATTTTCCACATAATTAGCATCGGAGATTATATCACCAAGTGCATCAACGATGGGTTTAACAAAACGGAAGCGGATTCGAAGTTTGAAGAAATGGGTCGGGTCGTAGAGCGGAAAACGGGTGGATCCGGATTGTTGGTGGTGGATTATGGTGGGCTTGAAGCTTTCGTCAATGGCGAAAACGAAAACGAAGaagaagaaggtggagttagttATATAGTGGGACAGTTAACGAGGTTATTACAGGTTCATGAAGGGAATTTTTATGTGTTGGGAGCAGCGACAAGTTACCAGACATATTTGAAGTTCATATGTAGGTTTCCTTCAGTTGAAAAACATTGGGATTTGCAGATTTTGCCCATTACTGTCATTAGGAGTTCATTGCCTCGGTCTTATCCCAAATCCAG TTTGATGGAGTCATTTGTTCCATTTGGCGGGCTATTTCCAACGCCGTCCGAGTCGAAGGGCTCTTTAACCGACTCGTATCAATCTGTACCACCGCACTGTCACCTATGCAGCGAGAGATACGAACAAGAAGTTATTGCACTTTCAAAGGGAGGATTTGATGTTTCAGTAGCGGATCAATACCGATCCGCTTTGCCTTCTTGGTTGCAAATGGCTGAGCTTGGTGCAAATAATGGATCATATATGAAG ACCAAAGATGATGGACTGTTATTGAATGCTAAGATAGCGGGGTTGCGAAAGAAGTGGGATGATATATGCTGGCGCCTTCATCACACTCATCGAGTCCCTGAGTCGAATGCGTATAAACCAAATCCTTGGGGTCATTGTAGCAACAACACGAATGTAAGTTCATGCTCAACCATTAAGTTTCCGAAGATGCCTACTATGCGTTCGAATGGAGGCAACTTTGAGGCGCTCGAGCCCATATCTCCTTGCAGTTTATCAAATTCGAGTGTGGACAATGTTAGTCGCACATCGCCTACGTCTGTAACTTCTGTGACAACGGATTTAGGATTGGGTTTATATTCGGTTTCTTCAAGCAACAAATTGACGAAACTGACAGATCAGAACCATGCTACACTTGTTAATGATGGTGTCTTGTGCCATCAAGCTCAGTTCTCATCCTCTTCATCTCCTGACTTCGGTGGACCGCTTGATCCTAGCTATTTCAAGAAGCTTTTTAAGGCTGTCACTGAGAAAGTCGGCTGGCAAGATGAAGCTGCAAGTGTTATTTGCCAAACGGTAGCCAACGGTCGAGCACTAAACAGAAAATGTCATGGAGCCGGCCGAAGAGGTGATATATGGCTGAATTTCAGTGGACCTGATAGGTGTGGCAAGAAGAAAATTGCTGCTGCACTCGCGGATGTAATCTATGGAAGCCGAGAGAATTTCATCTCCATCGATCTAAGTTCTGAAGACGGGGTTATGCATTTCGATTTAAAGTTTCGAGGGAAGACTACGATCAATTACGTTGCTGAGGAATTGAGCAAAAAGCCCTTATCTGTTGTATTCCTTGAGAATGTAGATAAAGCTGATATTCATGTTTTAAGCAGCTTGTTACGGGCTATCCGGACTGGCAAACTTTCGGACTCGCACAGAAGAGAAGTGAGCACCAACAATGCGATTCTTGTCACGACTTCAACCTTAAATACGGAAAATCGAGTCATCATTCATCGTAAAACACCAATGTACTCCGAGGAGAACATATTGAGAGCCAAAGGCTGGCCATTACAGATATTAGTCAAGCATGACAACAACCCAATTGGCATCTCTAGGAAGTCTTTTTCGAATAAACGAAAGCACGAGATCAAGGAAATAGCGGCTAAACGGACTAACCCGACACCATTTCGGAATCTAGATTTGAACATTCCAGCTGAAGAAACCGATGACGGAACCGTCGAAAACACCTCACCTTGGTTGCAACATTTCTTCAACCAACCCGTCAAAAACGTAATCTTCAAGCCATTCGATTTCGACACACTTGCGCAGAAAGTATCACACCACATAAACCGGAGTTTCCACGAGTCTATAAACTCTGCATACTGTTCTCTAGAGATTGATCCGAATGTCACAGAACAACTACTAGCAGCCGCATATTTATCGGACGACAACATGATCGTAGTGACAGATTGGATATCAAAAGTTCTCACCAAGGGATTCACGGAAGTCGAGAAAAAATACAACCTCGGCTCTCACACTATCGTGAAAATCATTCCCGACCGCACCGCCCTTCTGTCTGAGAACCCGATTGGAGTTTCCCTTCCCCCCAAAATTACCGTGAACTAG